From a single Pseudomonas triticicola genomic region:
- a CDS encoding SRPBCC family protein: MKPVPNSFERKITLKASRSHVWRALVDAEAFGQWFGVALEGRRFIAGEWTQGQVTYPGYEHVLWNVLIERVEPQQLFSFRWHPYAVNPKIDYSQEPTTLVKFELQDFEDGTLLKVSESGFAHIPDIRQKEAYYMDSRGWEEQLSRLEQFLAESAKARESGGA; encoded by the coding sequence ATGAAACCAGTACCTAACAGTTTCGAACGCAAGATCACGCTCAAGGCGTCGCGTTCCCATGTCTGGCGTGCATTGGTCGATGCAGAGGCGTTTGGCCAGTGGTTTGGCGTGGCGCTCGAGGGCCGACGTTTCATTGCCGGCGAGTGGACGCAGGGCCAGGTCACGTACCCCGGTTATGAACACGTATTGTGGAATGTGCTGATCGAGCGGGTCGAGCCGCAGCAGTTGTTTTCTTTCCGCTGGCACCCGTATGCGGTCAACCCGAAGATCGACTACTCACAAGAGCCGACCACGCTGGTCAAATTCGAATTGCAGGACTTCGAGGACGGCACTCTGCTTAAGGTCTCTGAATCCGGCTTCGCGCACATCCCTGATATCCGTCAGAAAGAGGCGTATTACATGGACAGCCGCGGCTGGGAGGAGCAGTTGAGCAGGCTTGAACAGTTTCTCGCCGAAAGCGCCAAGGCTCGTGAAAGCGGCGGTGCCTGA
- a CDS encoding lysozyme inhibitor LprI family protein: MSVRVLLALVPFMFAPFAHAAVDCANASDQATMNQCAGQAFKAADKELNTLYQQITGRLKDNPDGKKLLVNAQRAWVSFRDAECKFSASGVAGGSVYPLVYSSCLTAVTKARVETLKQYLKCEEGDMSCPVPGA; the protein is encoded by the coding sequence ATGTCAGTGCGTGTGCTTCTGGCCCTTGTGCCCTTTATGTTTGCCCCTTTCGCCCACGCCGCCGTTGATTGCGCCAACGCCAGCGATCAGGCGACGATGAATCAATGCGCGGGGCAAGCCTTCAAAGCGGCAGACAAGGAGTTGAATACGCTCTATCAGCAGATCACCGGGCGTCTCAAGGACAACCCGGACGGAAAGAAGCTGTTGGTCAACGCGCAGCGGGCGTGGGTCAGCTTCCGGGATGCCGAGTGCAAGTTTTCGGCATCCGGGGTGGCGGGCGGGAGTGTTTATCCATTGGTTTACAGTAGTTGTCTCACAGCCGTAACCAAGGCCAGAGTAGAAACCCTCAAGCAGTATTTGAAATGTGAGGAAGGTGATATGAGTTGCCCGGTACCCGGTGCGTAA
- the rhtA gene encoding threonine/homoserine exporter RhtA: protein MNDQPRSLASTLFPVCLLMIAMASIQSGASLAKSMFPIIGAQGTTTLRLIFASVIMLLILRPWRAKLTAKSLRTVIVYGMALGGMNFLFYMSLRTVPLGIAVALEFTGPLAVAIYASRRAIDFVWIALAAAGLLLLIPTGATTAGIDLVGAGYALGAGVCWALYILFGQKAGADNGVTTAALGVMIAALFVAPIGIVHAGAALLTPSLIPIAIGVAILSTALPYTLEMVALTRMPARTFGTLMSIEPAFGALSGLLFLQEYLSLSQWLAILCIILASVGATMTMGSGAKPAVAAD from the coding sequence ATGAATGACCAACCTCGCTCCCTTGCTTCCACATTGTTTCCGGTTTGCCTGCTCATGATAGCCATGGCGTCCATCCAGTCGGGCGCTTCTCTGGCCAAAAGCATGTTCCCCATTATTGGCGCACAAGGAACAACCACTCTTCGCTTGATTTTTGCCAGCGTGATCATGCTGCTGATACTGCGCCCATGGCGTGCAAAGCTGACCGCCAAGTCTCTACGTACCGTGATCGTCTACGGAATGGCATTGGGTGGAATGAACTTCCTCTTCTATATGTCGTTGCGCACAGTGCCGCTGGGCATCGCCGTTGCGCTGGAATTCACCGGCCCTCTGGCTGTAGCTATATATGCCTCTCGCCGAGCCATCGATTTTGTATGGATTGCGCTTGCTGCGGCCGGCTTGCTTCTATTGATACCTACCGGGGCAACCACTGCCGGCATTGATCTGGTCGGAGCGGGTTATGCGCTGGGCGCCGGAGTGTGCTGGGCGCTGTACATTCTGTTCGGGCAAAAGGCCGGCGCCGACAACGGGGTGACGACGGCAGCCCTCGGCGTGATGATCGCCGCGCTGTTCGTGGCGCCGATCGGAATCGTTCATGCCGGCGCTGCGCTGCTTACACCATCGCTGATTCCGATCGCTATCGGCGTCGCCATTCTGTCCACCGCCCTGCCCTATACCCTGGAGATGGTCGCCCTGACGCGTATGCCCGCGCGCACCTTCGGCACGCTCATGAGTATCGAACCGGCCTTCGGAGCACTATCAGGTCTGCTTTTTCTCCAGGAATACCTGTCATTGTCACAATGGCTGGCCATCCTGTGCATTATTCTGGCGTCAGTGGGCGCAACCATGACCATGGGCAGCGGAGCAAAGCCTGCTGTCGCTGCTGACTGA
- a CDS encoding ADP-ribosylglycohydrolase family protein, whose product MQPSLADRYRGALLGLACGDAVGTTVEFQPRGSFQPLSDMVGGGPFQLKPGQWTDDTSMALCLAESLLSKNGFDAADQMGRYLNWWKWGYLSSTGECFDIGMTVSQALEQYQRTGEPFAGSTDPLTAGNGSLMRLAPVVLFYFPDARQIQIHAADSSRTTHAAPEAIECCLLLADLIARALEGAEKTQLRRAPLLKLSQPKVVAIAQGEYLHKAETEIKGSGYSVQSLEAALWCFHHTQTFAEAVLKAANLGDDADTTAAIVGQLAGAYYSARAIPEHWLEQLHEGEEITATADRLLEASRLRT is encoded by the coding sequence ATGCAGCCTTCTCTCGCCGATCGGTATCGCGGCGCCCTCCTCGGCCTGGCTTGCGGCGATGCGGTCGGCACAACGGTGGAGTTCCAACCGCGAGGATCATTCCAGCCACTGAGCGATATGGTTGGCGGTGGTCCATTCCAGCTCAAACCTGGGCAATGGACGGACGACACCTCAATGGCACTCTGTCTGGCCGAGAGCCTGCTGAGCAAAAACGGCTTCGATGCGGCTGACCAGATGGGCCGCTATCTCAACTGGTGGAAATGGGGATACCTGAGCTCCACTGGAGAATGTTTCGACATCGGCATGACCGTCAGCCAGGCGCTGGAACAGTATCAGCGAACCGGAGAGCCTTTCGCAGGGTCGACTGATCCGTTGACTGCTGGTAATGGGTCGCTGATGCGGTTGGCACCAGTCGTGCTCTTTTATTTTCCGGACGCTCGACAGATCCAGATCCACGCTGCCGACAGTTCGCGCACAACCCATGCGGCGCCGGAGGCAATCGAGTGCTGCCTATTGCTGGCTGATCTGATCGCACGAGCGCTTGAGGGTGCGGAGAAAACACAGCTTCGCCGGGCGCCACTGCTCAAGCTTTCCCAGCCCAAGGTGGTTGCGATTGCTCAGGGTGAGTACCTTCACAAAGCGGAAACTGAAATAAAAGGCAGTGGCTATAGCGTCCAATCGCTGGAAGCCGCTTTGTGGTGCTTTCACCATACGCAGACATTCGCCGAAGCGGTGTTGAAAGCAGCCAATCTCGGTGATGATGCGGATACAACGGCTGCTATCGTGGGTCAGTTGGCAGGTGCTTACTACAGCGCTCGGGCGATCCCCGAGCACTGGCTGGAGCAGTTGCATGAAGGCGAGGAAATCACCGCCACTGCGGATCGCTTGCTTGAGGCCTCCCGGCTACGTACATAA
- the mrdA gene encoding penicillin-binding protein 2, which translates to MPEPIPIKDHEKETRLVNKRLIACALFVFAISCALVVRLYILQVVEFDYHSTISENNRVHVLPIPPTRGLIYDRNGVLLADNRPSYNLTITRERATDVNQELDEVINLLHLPAEDRSVFDKAMKQSRHPFTPVTLFYELTEEQIAVLAVNEFRLPGIDVEPQFVRHYPLGAHFAHSIGYVGRINEKESKALDSVEYRGTQSIGKTGIERFYEAQLHGHVGYEEVETNAQGRVLRVLKHTDPVPGKNIVLSLDVKLQEAAEAALGDRRGSVVALDPSTGEVLAMVSNPSFDPNLFVTGISSKEYSALRDSIDRPLFNRVLRGLYAPGSTIKPEVAIAGLDAGVVTPQTRVYDPGYYQLPDFDHKYRNWNHSGDGWVDMDAAIMRSNDTYFYDLAHKLGIDRLHDYMAMFGLGEKVSLDMFEESPGLMPSQAWKRATRRQAWYPGETVILGIGQGYMQVTPLQLAQATALIANKGIWNRPHLAKSVDGVAPVDEHPMPNILLKDPRDWEQVNHGMQMVMHDARGIARAAAAGAQYRIAGKSGTAQVVAIKQGERYNREKTLERHRDNALFVGFAPAEHPKIAISVMIENGEAGGRVAGPVVRQIMDAWLLDQDGHLKPQYAAPSKAPGDPHV; encoded by the coding sequence ATGCCTGAACCAATCCCGATCAAGGATCATGAAAAAGAGACGCGGCTGGTCAACAAGCGATTGATCGCCTGCGCTCTGTTTGTCTTCGCCATCAGCTGCGCTCTGGTGGTGCGCCTGTACATCCTTCAGGTCGTGGAATTCGACTACCACTCGACCATCTCCGAAAACAATCGCGTCCATGTCCTCCCGATACCGCCAACGCGTGGATTGATCTACGACCGCAACGGTGTGTTGCTCGCCGACAATCGCCCCAGCTACAACCTGACCATCACCCGTGAGCGTGCCACCGACGTCAACCAAGAATTGGACGAAGTCATCAACTTGCTCCATCTGCCTGCCGAAGATCGCTCGGTATTCGACAAGGCGATGAAGCAATCCCGGCACCCGTTCACACCGGTCACCCTGTTTTATGAGCTGACGGAAGAGCAGATTGCCGTCCTGGCGGTTAACGAGTTTCGCTTGCCGGGCATTGATGTCGAGCCGCAGTTTGTCCGGCACTATCCCCTCGGCGCACATTTCGCCCATTCGATCGGTTATGTCGGTCGGATCAATGAAAAAGAATCGAAAGCTCTCGACTCCGTGGAGTACCGAGGTACGCAATCCATTGGTAAAACCGGTATCGAGCGTTTTTACGAAGCGCAGTTGCATGGCCATGTCGGTTATGAAGAAGTCGAAACCAATGCTCAAGGCCGAGTGCTGCGCGTACTCAAGCACACCGATCCAGTGCCTGGTAAAAACATCGTACTCAGCCTCGACGTGAAGCTGCAGGAAGCAGCCGAAGCCGCTTTGGGCGACCGTCGTGGTTCAGTGGTAGCTCTCGACCCGTCCACCGGAGAAGTGCTGGCGATGGTCAGCAATCCAAGCTTCGATCCGAATCTGTTCGTGACTGGCATCAGCTCAAAGGAATATTCAGCGCTGCGGGATTCCATCGATCGGCCATTGTTCAACCGCGTATTGCGTGGCCTGTACGCCCCAGGCTCGACGATCAAGCCGGAAGTCGCCATTGCTGGTCTGGACGCCGGCGTCGTGACCCCGCAGACCCGCGTATACGATCCCGGCTACTACCAATTACCGGACTTCGACCACAAGTATCGCAACTGGAACCACAGCGGTGATGGTTGGGTGGACATGGACGCGGCGATCATGCGCTCCAACGACACCTACTTCTATGATCTGGCGCACAAGCTTGGCATTGATCGTCTGCACGACTACATGGCGATGTTCGGCCTTGGAGAAAAAGTCTCGCTGGACATGTTTGAAGAGTCGCCCGGTCTGATGCCGTCGCAAGCGTGGAAACGCGCTACACGGCGGCAGGCCTGGTATCCCGGTGAAACCGTTATTCTGGGCATCGGCCAAGGATACATGCAGGTCACACCGCTGCAATTGGCCCAAGCCACTGCACTGATTGCCAACAAAGGGATATGGAATCGACCGCATCTGGCCAAGTCGGTCGACGGTGTAGCGCCGGTTGACGAGCACCCGATGCCGAACATTCTGCTCAAGGACCCGCGCGATTGGGAGCAGGTCAACCACGGTATGCAGATGGTCATGCACGATGCTCGAGGCATCGCACGAGCGGCGGCTGCGGGGGCGCAATACCGCATCGCTGGCAAGAGTGGTACGGCGCAAGTGGTGGCGATCAAGCAGGGTGAGCGCTACAACCGTGAGAAAACCCTCGAGCGCCACCGTGACAACGCCCTGTTTGTAGGATTTGCACCGGCCGAGCATCCGAAGATCGCCATCTCGGTAATGATCGAAAACGGCGAGGCGGGTGGTCGTGTTGCCGGTCCAGTAGTGCGGCAGATCATGGACGCCTGGTTACTCGATCAGGATGGCCACCTCAAGCCGCAATACGCAGCGCCGAGCAAAGCCCCGGGCGATCCTCACGTCTGA
- a CDS encoding TetR/AcrR family transcriptional regulator, with protein sequence MRYSAGHKSETRERLLQSSALSAKKSGFSTVGVDGLMKAIGLSGAAFYSHFSSKDALFAAIVERELSESLERLGGQGGADRQRLERCLKQYLSMAHVEQPEAGCALPTLGAEIARADVQVREQAEDWICRLQQGWAEILESESLAWSVLSQCVGALVVARMLATPDVQRTVLRSSHEEITRQLALPRAE encoded by the coding sequence ATGCGTTATTCGGCCGGACACAAATCGGAAACCCGCGAACGATTGCTGCAAAGCAGCGCGCTGTCGGCAAAGAAATCGGGGTTTTCCACGGTGGGCGTGGATGGCCTGATGAAAGCCATCGGTTTGAGTGGCGCCGCGTTCTACAGCCACTTTTCATCCAAGGATGCGTTGTTCGCTGCCATCGTCGAGCGAGAGTTGAGTGAAAGTCTTGAGCGCCTTGGTGGCCAGGGCGGTGCAGATCGGCAGCGGCTGGAGCGTTGTCTGAAGCAGTACCTGAGCATGGCCCATGTCGAGCAACCCGAGGCCGGTTGCGCGCTGCCGACATTGGGCGCAGAGATTGCCCGTGCCGATGTACAGGTGCGTGAGCAGGCTGAAGATTGGATCTGCCGTCTTCAGCAGGGCTGGGCCGAGATACTGGAAAGCGAGAGTCTGGCCTGGTCGGTGCTGTCGCAATGCGTGGGTGCATTGGTGGTCGCGCGGATGCTTGCAACACCGGACGTGCAGCGTACGGTGTTGCGCTCGAGTCACGAGGAAATTACACGTCAGCTCGCTTTGCCACGAGCCGAGTAG